The Pricia mediterranea genome includes a window with the following:
- a CDS encoding SusC/RagA family TonB-linked outer membrane protein, which translates to MRPTLFKSVLSALFLMLPILIAAQGTITGKVTATADGLPLPAVNVVVKGTTVGTTTDFDGNYEITVDDFPAILVFSSLGYANQEVEVNSAREVNVALDESATGLDEVVVTGLATSVKRSNSANAVASVSAEELTGRTPPSTIDGALYGKFPGAIVNSNSGAPGGGISVKLRGATSITGNTQPLYIVDGVYIDNSSIPGGLNVVSEAAGQGSDSNQDNPSNRIADINPEDIANIEILKGASAAAIYGSRAAAGVVIITTKKGKAGETQFKFSQSTGFSQAINLYGLRNYTEDRVFDFFYSPSDNPADDQASREAANAQVDLFTQARSSGNLIDYEKEIFGEKGLISITNFSMSGGGEKTRFFSGITYNNENGIVKNTGYEKTSLRLNLEHRATDYLKLSLSSNYIYSSSDRGFYNNDNTGTTIGVALVSTYPWYDLFPNADGVYPDYDLGASNILQTRDLVTNNEKINRVIMGGTANLDIYKAEKSTLELILRGGLDFYQLQTRAIFPKELQFQKPSNGGRNGVSVQGETINKNYNLSGFLVHNFFTENNINFRTQAGLTNEFFDRNTDLITATGLVASETNVDQAANTGVDQTRVRQEDAGFFVQEEVNFQDKVIATVGLRGDKSSNNGNANKLAYYPKASLAVSLNEFGFWNENSVWNQFKLRVAYGEAGNFPPSGALFTSYNAFSTDGILGISLRGIRGDSDLKSERQKELEFGTDLSFFGGRLGLTGTYYIKSVDDLVLLASLEPSTGYTQQYVNAGSLQNKGVEISLNAVPFTTENFHWDFGINFFKNNSEITELNVPAYNTGAFGAGLGSYRLEEGKSATQIVGSYPDGLRVIGDGEPDFQMGFNNNLNYKNLQLTFLWQWKQGGDNINLTNLLSDLNGTSADYDDITLDPAGETVNGKFRPNANAEVFVQDASYVRLREIGLYYIMDSKMMPNAFGDTIESIKFGLSGSNLINIFDYNGYDPEVSNFGGGTIFTGVDVTPFPSSKKYMFNVAINF; encoded by the coding sequence ATGAGACCAACTTTGTTCAAAAGTGTGCTTTCGGCGTTGTTCCTTATGTTGCCAATTTTAATTGCGGCACAGGGTACGATAACCGGAAAAGTAACCGCAACGGCTGATGGCCTGCCCTTACCTGCGGTCAATGTGGTAGTAAAAGGTACCACTGTCGGCACCACCACCGATTTTGACGGCAATTATGAGATTACAGTGGACGATTTCCCCGCTATCCTTGTATTTTCCTCTTTGGGATACGCCAATCAAGAAGTCGAGGTCAACTCGGCTAGAGAAGTAAACGTGGCCCTGGACGAGTCGGCCACGGGTCTCGACGAGGTCGTGGTTACAGGGCTGGCAACTTCGGTGAAAAGATCGAACTCGGCCAATGCCGTTGCCTCGGTTTCCGCGGAAGAACTAACGGGCAGAACGCCACCCTCCACTATAGACGGGGCTCTGTACGGTAAATTTCCCGGAGCCATCGTCAATTCCAATTCCGGGGCTCCCGGAGGCGGTATCTCGGTCAAACTGCGGGGTGCGACGTCCATAACAGGCAATACGCAGCCCCTTTATATAGTGGACGGGGTATATATCGACAACTCGTCCATTCCTGGCGGACTCAATGTGGTTTCCGAAGCAGCTGGACAGGGAAGCGATTCGAATCAGGACAATCCGTCGAACCGGATTGCCGACATCAATCCCGAAGACATCGCCAACATTGAGATATTGAAAGGAGCCTCTGCCGCGGCGATATATGGGTCGAGAGCTGCTGCAGGGGTGGTCATTATCACGACGAAAAAAGGGAAAGCGGGCGAAACACAGTTCAAGTTTTCGCAATCGACCGGATTTTCCCAAGCTATCAATCTGTACGGATTGAGGAACTATACGGAAGATCGGGTCTTCGATTTTTTTTATTCCCCGAGCGACAACCCCGCTGACGACCAAGCCTCACGCGAGGCGGCGAATGCCCAAGTGGACCTGTTTACACAAGCGAGAAGTTCAGGAAACCTGATCGATTACGAAAAGGAAATTTTCGGCGAGAAAGGTCTGATCAGCATTACCAATTTCAGCATGAGCGGCGGTGGGGAGAAAACTAGATTTTTTTCAGGAATAACCTACAACAACGAAAACGGCATCGTTAAAAATACGGGATACGAAAAAACCTCGTTACGGCTAAACCTGGAACATCGGGCCACAGACTACCTGAAACTATCTTTGAGTTCCAATTACATCTATTCCTCCTCGGATAGGGGATTTTACAATAACGACAATACAGGTACGACCATTGGGGTTGCCCTGGTATCAACCTATCCGTGGTACGACTTGTTCCCAAATGCGGATGGCGTCTATCCCGATTATGACCTAGGGGCCTCCAATATCCTTCAGACCCGTGACCTGGTGACCAACAATGAAAAGATAAACCGGGTCATTATGGGGGGTACCGCTAATCTCGACATCTATAAGGCCGAAAAATCCACTTTAGAGCTGATATTACGGGGCGGACTTGATTTTTACCAACTGCAGACCCGGGCGATATTTCCCAAGGAGCTTCAGTTTCAAAAACCTTCCAACGGGGGGCGTAACGGGGTATCCGTACAGGGCGAGACCATCAACAAAAACTATAACCTTTCCGGTTTTCTTGTACATAATTTTTTTACCGAAAACAATATCAATTTTAGGACCCAGGCGGGCCTGACCAACGAATTCTTCGACCGGAATACCGATTTGATTACGGCTACCGGACTAGTAGCTTCCGAAACCAACGTAGATCAAGCGGCCAATACGGGAGTTGACCAGACCCGTGTAAGACAAGAGGATGCAGGGTTTTTTGTTCAGGAGGAAGTCAATTTTCAGGATAAGGTTATCGCTACCGTGGGTCTTCGGGGCGATAAATCATCGAACAACGGCAATGCCAACAAGCTCGCCTACTATCCAAAGGCATCCTTGGCGGTAAGTCTTAACGAGTTCGGGTTTTGGAATGAAAATTCAGTATGGAACCAGTTCAAGCTAAGGGTCGCTTATGGTGAGGCGGGCAACTTTCCACCCTCGGGGGCCTTATTTACTTCCTATAACGCTTTTTCGACGGACGGAATTCTGGGAATAAGCTTGCGGGGAATTCGCGGTGATAGCGATTTGAAATCCGAACGTCAAAAAGAACTTGAATTCGGAACCGACCTAAGCTTTTTTGGCGGGCGGTTAGGACTTACGGGCACCTACTATATCAAAAGCGTTGATGACTTGGTCTTATTGGCATCCTTGGAGCCATCCACCGGATACACCCAACAATATGTCAATGCGGGAAGCCTTCAGAACAAAGGGGTGGAGATTTCCCTGAATGCCGTTCCCTTTACAACAGAAAATTTTCATTGGGATTTTGGAATCAATTTCTTTAAAAACAATTCGGAAATTACGGAGCTAAACGTTCCCGCCTATAATACGGGTGCCTTCGGTGCTGGTTTAGGAAGCTATAGACTGGAAGAGGGTAAAAGTGCTACCCAAATCGTGGGTTCTTATCCTGACGGGCTTAGGGTAATTGGAGATGGGGAACCGGATTTTCAGATGGGATTTAACAATAACCTAAACTATAAAAATCTTCAATTGACCTTTTTATGGCAATGGAAACAAGGCGGTGACAACATCAACCTGACCAATCTGTTGTCGGACCTGAACGGAACCAGCGCCGATTACGATGATATTACCTTGGACCCTGCCGGAGAAACCGTCAATGGAAAATTTAGACCGAACGCGAATGCCGAGGTTTTTGTCCAGGATGCTTCCTACGTACGTTTACGGGAAATCGGACTGTATTACATCATGGATAGTAAAATGATGCCGAATGCATTCGGTGATACTATCGAGAGCATTAAGTTCGGACTTTCGGGGTCTAATCTGATCAATATTTTCGATTACAATGGGTACGACCCCGAAGTATCGAATTTTGGCGGGGGAACCATATTTACCGGGGTAGATGTGACCCCGTTCCCTTCCTCGAAAAAATATATGTTCAACGTTGCTATTAACTTTTAA
- a CDS encoding RagB/SusD family nutrient uptake outer membrane protein, with the protein MKLYTHKIISCILIILGLASCEVEEFSDLNGPEVNAFQENITRGDLPDLVGGILYSSRVNLGGYFDDIGVIGREYYRFSASDPRFTGDLLGGGTNILDNNTFYITNPWSARYRTVKNANLILGFLEGQDLSDQFSNQEINATRGFLKTFIAHDLLLNLNLTYENGIRLDVADEDNLGPLVSKSEALSGIRTLLEEAAVDLGSGGGAFPFFLPSGFTGFDTPASFLQANQAIAARVATYQGDAQATLSFLDNSFLDLNATDLDTGIYYNFSEDQTDMLNPMFFPVEATAAGARIVQPSFLSDAETGDNRLNKVAERSEPLTQDGLTGAYAVFRYETDTDPIPMIRNEELILLYAEANITVNPIEAVSALNTIREAAGLPAYAGPTDTVSLVDEMLNQRRYSLFAEGHRWIDVRRYDRLDELPIDRPDDNVWMMFPIPLTENQ; encoded by the coding sequence ATGAAATTATATACACATAAGATTATTAGCTGTATCCTCATAATTTTAGGCCTTGCCTCCTGCGAGGTCGAAGAGTTTTCCGACTTGAACGGACCCGAAGTCAATGCTTTTCAAGAAAACATTACGAGAGGGGACCTGCCCGACCTTGTGGGTGGAATATTGTATAGCTCTAGAGTGAATCTCGGGGGCTATTTTGACGATATCGGGGTAATCGGAAGGGAATATTATCGATTTTCTGCCTCCGACCCTCGATTTACCGGCGATTTGTTGGGAGGGGGAACCAACATTCTCGACAACAATACCTTTTACATCACTAATCCGTGGTCCGCCAGGTACAGAACGGTCAAAAACGCCAATTTAATTCTAGGTTTTCTAGAAGGACAAGATCTGTCGGATCAGTTCTCGAATCAGGAAATAAACGCTACCAGGGGTTTCCTCAAAACGTTTATAGCCCATGACTTATTATTGAATTTAAACTTGACCTATGAAAACGGCATTCGGCTAGACGTGGCCGATGAGGATAATCTGGGGCCGTTGGTGTCAAAATCAGAAGCTCTGAGCGGTATTAGAACCCTATTGGAAGAAGCGGCCGTTGACTTGGGCAGTGGCGGGGGTGCTTTTCCTTTTTTCTTGCCTTCGGGGTTTACCGGCTTTGATACACCCGCTTCTTTTTTGCAGGCAAATCAGGCCATTGCCGCCAGAGTGGCCACCTATCAAGGGGATGCCCAGGCCACTTTATCGTTTTTAGACAATTCGTTTCTGGATTTGAACGCTACGGATTTAGATACCGGAATTTATTACAATTTTTCCGAGGATCAGACGGATATGTTAAACCCTATGTTCTTTCCTGTTGAAGCCACGGCTGCGGGGGCCAGAATTGTACAGCCCAGTTTTTTGTCGGATGCAGAGACCGGCGATAACCGACTGAACAAGGTGGCCGAGCGTAGCGAACCTCTGACCCAAGATGGACTGACCGGCGCATATGCGGTATTTAGATACGAAACGGATACGGATCCCATTCCTATGATTCGCAATGAAGAGTTGATTTTGTTATATGCCGAAGCAAATATTACCGTGAACCCCATTGAGGCCGTCTCCGCCCTGAACACCATTCGTGAAGCTGCCGGTTTGCCGGCTTACGCAGGTCCGACCGATACCGTTTCGTTGGTGGATGAGATGTTGAACCAAAGAAGATATTCCCTATTCGCGGAGGGGCATCGCTGGATCGATGTAAGAAGGTACGATAGGTTAGATGAGCTACCTATTGATAGGCCGGACGACAACGTTTGGATGATGTTTCCGATTCCGTTGACCGAAAATCAGTAG
- a CDS encoding chloride channel protein — protein sequence MSVVVGLLAGLAAVVLKNLTYFIEASLERGILISDNSLYFVLPIIGLTLVFIYVKFIHKEKLKLAVSSILFSLSKEKGIISPKQIYSRLITAPLTVGFGGSTGLLGPAVASGAAISSVLGSSLRINAKTRSLLIACASAGAIASIFQSPIAAIIFAVEVFSLDLTMLSMLPLLLASISGVLTSYFFLGNEILFSFTVQKSFEIEDTLFYIVLGIGTAFASIYFTKMYFGIIKLFEPLGSPIYKLLVGGLAIGTMLYFIPPLYGEGFGFINDLLRDDHIAALGHTPFDTYIDNIWVVVALLAGITVFKAVAMTATLAAGGAGGTFIPTMVMGSALGNLMAKIINNAGLGFDVSEANFTLIGMAGLISGVLHAPLTAIFLIAEITGGYALFVPLMITSAISYLITKNVIDYTIYTRELAESDSLLTHDKDRTVLNFMDLDEVIEKNFKPVRPDMTLGEMLHESVSKSTRNIFPVVDENKALVGIVLLDDIREFMFDTTKYSSTTVATYMHTPPEHIFYGKDNMRQVMQKFQTSGAWNLPVIKNGEYVGFVSKSKLLTAYRRELINFTR from the coding sequence ATGAGTGTGGTAGTCGGCCTTTTGGCGGGACTGGCCGCCGTGGTACTCAAAAACCTGACCTATTTCATCGAGGCCTCGCTCGAGAGAGGCATCCTCATTTCTGATAATAGCCTGTACTTTGTGCTTCCCATTATAGGCCTCACCTTGGTCTTTATCTATGTGAAGTTCATCCATAAAGAAAAACTTAAGCTTGCCGTTTCGTCCATCTTGTTCTCGCTCTCTAAGGAAAAAGGCATTATTTCGCCTAAGCAAATCTATAGCCGTTTGATTACCGCCCCGTTGACCGTCGGTTTCGGGGGGTCGACAGGATTATTGGGCCCCGCCGTTGCCTCTGGCGCTGCGATCAGTTCGGTCTTGGGCAGTTCGCTGCGCATCAATGCCAAGACCCGATCCTTGCTCATCGCCTGTGCCTCCGCCGGGGCCATTGCCTCCATCTTTCAGTCTCCGATCGCCGCCATTATTTTTGCGGTAGAAGTATTCAGTCTCGATCTCACCATGCTTTCGATGCTTCCGTTGTTATTGGCTTCTATATCAGGAGTATTGACTTCCTACTTCTTTCTAGGCAACGAAATACTCTTCAGTTTTACCGTCCAGAAGTCCTTTGAAATCGAAGATACCCTGTTCTACATTGTCTTGGGAATAGGCACGGCATTTGCCTCTATCTACTTTACAAAAATGTATTTCGGTATCATCAAGCTTTTTGAGCCGCTGGGGAGTCCGATTTACAAGTTGCTGGTCGGCGGATTGGCCATCGGTACGATGCTCTATTTTATTCCGCCACTTTACGGCGAAGGTTTCGGATTCATCAACGACTTATTGCGCGACGATCACATTGCGGCCCTGGGCCACACCCCTTTCGACACCTACATCGACAATATCTGGGTCGTTGTTGCGCTATTGGCGGGCATTACCGTTTTCAAGGCCGTGGCCATGACCGCTACCTTGGCTGCGGGCGGGGCAGGCGGTACTTTTATCCCCACCATGGTCATGGGCAGTGCCTTGGGCAACCTGATGGCAAAGATCATCAATAATGCGGGACTGGGCTTCGACGTATCCGAAGCTAATTTCACGCTGATCGGAATGGCAGGCCTAATTTCAGGGGTGTTGCACGCCCCGTTGACCGCTATTTTCTTGATTGCCGAAATTACGGGCGGCTATGCCCTTTTTGTACCCCTGATGATCACGTCGGCAATATCGTATCTGATTACCAAGAACGTTATCGATTACACCATCTATACCCGTGAACTGGCCGAGAGCGACAGTCTGTTGACCCATGACAAAGACCGGACCGTGCTCAATTTTATGGATTTGGACGAGGTGATCGAAAAGAATTTCAAGCCCGTGCGCCCCGATATGACCTTAGGGGAAATGCTGCACGAATCCGTCTCGAAATCGACCAGGAACATTTTTCCCGTTGTGGACGAAAACAAGGCTTTGGTAGGCATTGTGCTGTTGGATGATATAAGAGAGTTCATGTTTGACACCACTAAATACTCCTCGACCACTGTAGCGACCTATATGCATACTCCGCCTGAACATATTTTTTATGGGAAGGACAACATGCGGCAAGTCATGCAAAAATTCCAGACCAGTGGCGCCTGGAACTTACCGGTCATCAAAAATGGCGAGTACGTCGGGTTTGTATCAAAATCGAAATTATTGACCGCCTACCGCCGAGAGCTGATCAACTTTACACGGTGA
- the aspS gene encoding aspartate--tRNA ligase, producing the protein MYRTHNCGQLSESDIDKKVILSGWVQKTRDKGFVVWVDLRDRYGITQLVFDEDRTSSELLARARELGREFVVQIEGKVIERASRNPNIPTGNIEVLVEELTVLNPSKTPPFTIENETDGGGDLRMRYRYLDIRRNPVKNKLIFRSKVTMEVRKYLSDQEFIEVETPYLIKSTPEGARDFVVPSRMNEGQFYALPQSPQTFKQLLMVGGLDKYFQIVKCFRDEDLRADRQPEFTQIDCEMAFVEQEDVLDAFEGLTRHLLKEINGIEVEKFPRMTYDEAMGRYGSDKPDIRFGMEFGELNAVAQHKNFNVFNTAELVVGIAVPGAASYSRKEIDALVDWVKRPQVGAKGMVYVKCNEDGSYKSSVDKFYDQNDLAKWAEATGAKNGDLILVLSGSAGETRTQLSALRMEMARRLELRKPDEFAPLWVTDFPLLELDEETGRYHAMHHPFTSPKPGQLELLETDPGAVRANAYDLVLNGNEIGGGSIRIHDREVQSTMLRHLGFTPEEARAQFGFLMDAFEYGAPPHGGIAFGLDRLVAILGGQETIRDFIAFPKNNNGRDVMIDAPAPIDKEQLEELGLKLEVKKV; encoded by the coding sequence ATGTATAGGACCCACAACTGCGGACAGCTAAGCGAATCGGATATCGACAAAAAGGTCATCCTGTCGGGATGGGTGCAAAAAACCCGGGACAAGGGCTTTGTCGTTTGGGTCGATCTCCGGGACCGCTACGGGATTACCCAACTGGTTTTTGATGAGGACAGAACATCCTCCGAACTTTTGGCGCGCGCCCGGGAACTAGGCCGGGAATTTGTGGTACAGATCGAGGGAAAGGTGATAGAACGTGCTTCTAGGAACCCCAACATCCCCACTGGGAACATCGAGGTCTTGGTGGAAGAACTTACGGTACTCAATCCGTCCAAGACCCCCCCGTTCACCATTGAAAACGAAACCGATGGAGGCGGAGACTTACGGATGAGATACCGCTATCTGGACATCCGAAGAAATCCTGTTAAGAACAAGCTCATTTTTCGTAGTAAGGTGACAATGGAGGTCCGTAAATACCTCTCGGACCAGGAATTTATCGAGGTCGAAACGCCCTATCTAATCAAATCGACTCCCGAGGGCGCCCGCGATTTCGTAGTGCCAAGCCGGATGAACGAAGGTCAGTTTTACGCGCTTCCGCAATCCCCGCAGACCTTTAAACAACTATTGATGGTCGGGGGATTGGACAAGTATTTCCAAATCGTAAAATGTTTTAGAGATGAGGATCTGCGGGCTGACCGCCAGCCGGAATTCACCCAGATCGACTGTGAGATGGCCTTTGTAGAGCAAGAGGATGTTTTAGATGCCTTTGAGGGGCTGACCCGGCATCTTTTAAAGGAAATCAACGGAATCGAGGTGGAAAAATTCCCGAGGATGACCTACGATGAGGCGATGGGTCGATACGGCAGCGACAAGCCCGACATCCGCTTTGGGATGGAGTTCGGGGAACTGAACGCAGTCGCCCAACATAAAAACTTTAACGTCTTCAACACCGCCGAGCTCGTCGTGGGTATTGCCGTGCCCGGTGCCGCCAGCTATTCCCGAAAAGAAATCGATGCCCTCGTCGATTGGGTCAAACGGCCGCAGGTCGGGGCCAAGGGAATGGTCTACGTGAAGTGCAACGAGGATGGAAGCTATAAATCCTCCGTCGACAAATTTTATGATCAGAACGACCTGGCAAAATGGGCCGAAGCGACCGGGGCTAAAAATGGCGATTTGATCCTTGTGCTTTCAGGCTCGGCTGGCGAAACCCGCACCCAACTCAGCGCCCTGCGGATGGAGATGGCCCGGCGTCTCGAACTGCGGAAACCTGACGAGTTCGCCCCACTTTGGGTCACCGACTTCCCCTTGCTCGAACTGGACGAGGAAACAGGCCGTTACCACGCCATGCACCACCCGTTCACCTCGCCCAAACCGGGTCAGCTCGAACTTCTGGAAACCGACCCCGGCGCAGTCAGGGCGAACGCCTACGACTTGGTATTGAACGGAAACGAGATAGGCGGAGGTTCGATACGGATACACGACCGGGAAGTGCAAAGCACGATGTTGCGCCATTTAGGTTTTACGCCCGAGGAAGCCAGGGCACAGTTCGGATTTCTGATGGATGCTTTTGAGTACGGGGCCCCGCCCCACGGTGGCATCGCATTCGGACTCGACCGCCTCGTTGCCATCCTTGGCGGCCAAGAAACCATCCGCGACTTTATTGCCTTCCCCAAGAACAACAACGGCCGCGACGTAATGATCGATGCCCCGGCGCCTATCGACAAAGAACAATTAGAGGAACTGGGGCTCAAGTTGGAGGTGAAAAAAGTCTAA